A genomic region of Roseofilum casamattae BLCC-M143 contains the following coding sequences:
- a CDS encoding glycosyltransferase family 4 protein → MASQLKISILVSDLSQAGAGRWGGAVRTFLLAQALSQLGHQIEIVGFSFGEPPDPSQFAFPTTCVPGMNYPGFLRSAQTLLEFIQGDIIYALRPKPTSFGLALFKRWQQHRPIILDIDDWELSWHGGDKWRYRPGLKQFGRDVLKREGALRQPDHPLYLKWMEDRVHLADAVTVHTRFLQERFGGVYVPNGKDTTLFDPQHYDPERSRQIYGLSDYRVLMFPGAPRPYKGIEDVLLALDRLEQPDLRVVIVGGSPYDDYDRRLKERWGRWLIYIPKLPYEKMPEVVAAAHVVLVPQRNTPAALAQFPLKLTDAMAMSKPVLASNVGDLPEILGDTGYLVDPESPEQICDRLQDIFQDFDRANRQGQQGRERCHANYSISSMSNILASLLANFV, encoded by the coding sequence ATGGCGAGTCAATTGAAGATATCGATCCTAGTCAGCGATCTCTCCCAAGCCGGAGCCGGCCGCTGGGGGGGCGCCGTTCGTACCTTTTTGCTCGCGCAAGCGCTGAGTCAGCTGGGCCATCAGATAGAAATTGTCGGGTTTAGTTTCGGCGAACCCCCCGATCCCTCTCAGTTTGCTTTCCCAACGACTTGCGTTCCAGGGATGAATTATCCCGGATTTTTGCGATCGGCGCAAACCTTACTCGAATTCATTCAAGGCGATATTATCTATGCCTTGCGACCGAAACCCACCAGCTTTGGTTTAGCTCTGTTCAAACGATGGCAACAGCACCGTCCGATTATTTTAGATATCGATGATTGGGAGTTAAGCTGGCATGGTGGAGATAAATGGCGCTATCGACCGGGATTAAAGCAATTTGGTCGAGACGTACTCAAACGAGAAGGAGCGTTGCGCCAACCGGATCATCCACTCTATCTCAAGTGGATGGAAGACCGGGTACATCTAGCGGACGCGGTAACCGTTCATACCCGATTTTTGCAAGAGCGTTTTGGCGGAGTTTATGTTCCCAATGGTAAAGATACAACCCTGTTCGATCCGCAACACTACGATCCGGAGCGATCGCGACAGATCTATGGACTTTCTGACTATCGAGTGTTAATGTTTCCAGGAGCACCGAGACCCTATAAGGGAATTGAGGATGTGCTGCTGGCTCTCGATCGCTTGGAACAACCCGATCTCAGAGTAGTAATTGTTGGCGGCAGTCCCTATGATGATTACGATCGCCGCTTAAAAGAGCGATGGGGACGTTGGCTGATTTATATTCCTAAGTTACCCTATGAGAAAATGCCAGAGGTGGTGGCAGCAGCTCATGTTGTCCTTGTTCCCCAACGGAATACGCCAGCAGCATTGGCTCAGTTTCCACTCAAGTTAACTGATGCGATGGCTATGAGCAAACCCGTTTTAGCGTCGAATGTGGGCGATTTACCCGAGATCTTGGGAGATACGGGGTATTTGGTCGATCCAGAATCTCCCGAACAGATTTGCGATCGCCTGCAGGATATCTTTCAGGATTTCGATCGAGCGAATCGACAGGGTCAACAGGGTCGAGAGCGATGCCATGCTAACTACAGTATCTCATCGATGTCAAATATTTTAGCTTCTCTACTCGCAAATTTCGTTTAA
- a CDS encoding ABC transporter ATP-binding protein — protein sequence MLSSSRKFVFKYLRKYPFHLLGNVALGFSGAIFNGINTALIIPVILQIIGQEVELKGAPPALKIILSPFDSIPENYRLAVMLGAIILTIVLKEGVNYTRMVLAAAYKRRITNSMKIDIMSTLLETDIDFYSKNKLGDITKRLGGDTGQTTTTINSYIEISIHIITSLIFLWILVSLSWQLTIACTLLVVIVALVNQGVIARSKVLGRKVSVLQKTYSIKVLETLAGIRLVKSVGNELKEFKAIKSLMLELESLNFKAQRNSSLIKPVSEVTNILTVISILLLGRTFFSDRLESLSAILLTYLFVLFRMLPVINSINNVRNTLAKASASVDFAYDIWRRDNKPIMSYGNRQFNGFQDKIHFDNISFAYPGHSNLVIKGANLVLPRGTSLALVGSSGAGKSTFADLLPRFYDPTAGSITIDGVDLREFDLQSVRRLMGIVSQTTFLFNDTIKNNMIYACPDATEAQTIAAAKQANAYDFIMELPKQWETEIGDRGVMLSGGQRQRLAIARALLQDPDILILDEATSALDTVSERIVQEAIDQLSRDRTTLVIAHRLSTVQNADQIAVLDKGEVVEIGTHHELLEKQGFYSRLYSMQFSDMDEEEAIEQPTMDYETLAKASYEARTQLNSMIGSLRLLADEIVDTPEEQLELTEEAYRSAINLLRTFEIFENKLRQP from the coding sequence ATGTTATCGTCATCTAGAAAATTTGTATTTAAGTATTTACGCAAATATCCCTTTCATTTACTCGGAAATGTTGCTCTGGGCTTCTCGGGAGCTATTTTCAATGGAATCAATACAGCGCTGATTATTCCAGTTATTCTCCAAATCATCGGACAAGAAGTCGAACTCAAAGGCGCTCCACCAGCTCTGAAAATCATCCTCAGTCCCTTTGATAGCATTCCCGAAAATTATCGATTAGCCGTAATGTTAGGGGCTATTATTTTAACGATCGTATTGAAGGAAGGGGTTAACTATACTCGGATGGTTTTGGCGGCGGCATATAAGCGGCGCATTACCAATAGTATGAAAATCGATATCATGTCAACATTGTTAGAGACAGATATCGATTTTTATAGCAAAAATAAACTCGGAGATATCACCAAGCGTTTGGGTGGAGATACGGGACAAACCACCACAACAATTAACAGCTATATTGAAATATCGATTCATATCATTACCTCATTAATCTTTCTCTGGATTCTGGTTTCTCTGTCTTGGCAACTGACGATCGCATGTACCCTGTTGGTGGTTATTGTAGCATTAGTGAACCAAGGGGTGATTGCGCGATCGAAAGTTCTGGGTCGAAAAGTTTCTGTATTGCAAAAAACCTATTCCATTAAAGTTCTCGAAACCTTAGCTGGAATCCGATTAGTCAAATCCGTTGGCAATGAGTTGAAAGAGTTTAAAGCGATTAAGTCATTAATGCTCGAACTCGAAAGTCTTAATTTTAAGGCACAACGCAATAGCTCGCTCATCAAGCCAGTGAGCGAGGTGACAAATATTCTGACCGTGATTAGTATTCTGTTGCTCGGTCGCACCTTTTTTTCCGATCGCCTGGAAAGTTTATCGGCAATTTTGCTCACTTACTTGTTTGTCTTGTTCCGGATGCTGCCGGTGATTAATTCCATTAACAATGTCAGAAATACTCTGGCGAAAGCATCCGCGAGCGTAGATTTTGCCTATGATATTTGGCGGCGGGATAATAAGCCAATCATGAGTTATGGGAACCGCCAATTTAATGGGTTCCAAGATAAGATTCATTTTGATAATATTTCCTTTGCTTATCCCGGTCATAGCAATCTGGTGATTAAAGGAGCTAACTTGGTGTTGCCACGGGGAACCAGTCTGGCGTTAGTGGGATCTTCGGGAGCGGGAAAATCGACGTTTGCCGATCTGTTGCCCAGGTTTTACGATCCGACGGCAGGAAGTATTACAATTGATGGAGTCGATCTGCGCGAGTTCGATCTGCAAAGCGTGCGACGTTTGATGGGAATTGTCAGTCAAACGACGTTTTTGTTTAACGATACGATTAAAAATAATATGATTTATGCCTGTCCCGATGCCACGGAGGCTCAGACGATCGCGGCAGCCAAACAGGCAAATGCTTATGATTTTATTATGGAGTTGCCGAAACAATGGGAAACGGAAATTGGCGATCGCGGGGTGATGCTTTCTGGGGGACAGCGCCAGCGGCTGGCCATTGCGAGAGCGCTGCTGCAAGATCCGGATATCCTGATTTTAGATGAGGCAACCAGCGCTTTGGATACGGTTTCCGAACGCATCGTTCAGGAGGCGATCGACCAACTCAGTCGCGATCGCACCACTCTCGTCATTGCTCACCGACTTTCAACAGTGCAAAATGCCGATCAAATTGCTGTTTTGGATAAGGGAGAAGTGGTTGAAATTGGCACCCATCACGAACTGCTAGAGAAGCAAGGATTCTACAGCCGTCTCTATTCTATGCAGTTTTCCGATATGGATGAGGAAGAGGCGATCGAACAACCCACTATGGACTACGAAACTCTAGCGAAAGCATCTTATGAAGCTCGCACTCAACTCAATTCAATGATTGGTTCCTTGCGGTTATTAGCGGATGAAATTGTGGATACGCCAGAAGAACAATTGGAATTAACGGAAGAAGCCTATCGTTCCGCGATTAATTTGCTCCGAACGTTTGAGATCTTTGAAAATAAACTCAGACAACCTTAA
- a CDS encoding YdcF family protein, which produces MVSRKRDRLSTPSKVLKQNPRPAKIISQWIWRSCLLLALCGVGHKFVKSYMQQPEAILVLGGSLAREEFAADFARQHSDLEIWISGGSNPEYAQWLFTEAGVSLQRLHLDYSAVDTVTNFTTLVDRFRDRGIDSIYLVTSDDHMRRARIIGEIVLGSRGIVYKPLPVPSGREPEPMVKSLRDGARAILWAVTGETGSNWKEWLARETK; this is translated from the coding sequence ATGGTGTCGAGGAAACGCGATCGTCTCTCTACTCCCTCCAAAGTGCTCAAACAGAACCCTCGACCGGCAAAAATTATTTCTCAATGGATATGGCGATCGTGTTTGCTATTAGCCTTATGCGGAGTCGGCCACAAGTTCGTTAAATCGTACATGCAACAGCCAGAAGCCATTCTGGTATTGGGCGGATCTTTGGCTCGAGAAGAGTTTGCGGCGGACTTTGCGCGCCAGCACTCGGATTTGGAGATTTGGATCTCGGGAGGGAGCAACCCCGAATACGCGCAATGGCTCTTTACTGAAGCCGGAGTGAGTCTCCAGCGCTTGCATTTAGACTATAGTGCTGTCGATACAGTCACCAATTTTACCACATTAGTCGATCGCTTTCGCGATCGCGGAATCGATAGTATTTATTTAGTAACATCAGACGACCATATGCGCCGCGCTCGCATTATCGGCGAAATTGTTCTCGGCAGTCGCGGTATTGTTTATAAACCCTTACCCGTTCCCTCCGGACGAGAACCAGAACCCATGGTTAAATCCTTGCGCGATGGTGCTCGAGCCATTCTCTGGGCAGTCACCGGAGAAACTGGCTCGAATTGGAAGGAGTGGTTGGCAAGAGAAACAAAGTAA
- a CDS encoding alpha-amylase family glycosyl hydrolase translates to MTSVVNPALYQLNIRLRLYNLGQDSGRYATLNDISDRELDEWAGLGFDWIYGLGIWQTGTVGPEVSRTHPDWRREYSKLLPEFTDEDICGSPFAIAEYNIHEDFGNEQSLNQFRDRLHQRGLKLMLDFVPNHTAPDCPWVQEHPEFYIAGTEEDLAREPQNYTRLADNSIFARGRDPYFAGWPDTLQLNYGNPDVATAAIAQLLQIARVCDGVRCDMAMLVLSDIFERTWGIPCEAFWPKAITTVKQEYPQFTFMAEVYWGLEWVLQQQGFDYTYDKRLYDRLHNQTAEPVRQHFGATLTYQQRSVRFLENHDEPRAADIFPRGAHQAAAVLTYLCPGLRFFHHGQLQGWTQKMSLHLQRSAPQTTNEALKQFYHRLLEVLRNPLVREGNWQLLECHAAWEYNGTWANFIAFAWEREREDQPPERAIAVVNYAPSPGQCYVRLPFTWDDRTYLLQDAIVSECYERDGQELRERGLYLDVPGWKGHVFWVD, encoded by the coding sequence ATGACCTCTGTTGTTAATCCCGCTCTCTATCAACTCAATATCCGCCTGCGACTCTATAATCTCGGGCAAGATTCGGGCCGCTACGCCACGCTCAACGATATATCCGATCGGGAACTCGACGAGTGGGCTGGGTTAGGATTTGATTGGATTTATGGGTTGGGAATATGGCAAACGGGGACGGTGGGGCCAGAAGTCTCCCGGACTCATCCGGACTGGCGTCGGGAATATAGCAAGCTGCTGCCGGAGTTTACTGATGAGGATATTTGCGGATCGCCTTTTGCGATCGCCGAATACAACATTCACGAAGATTTTGGTAACGAGCAAAGTTTAAACCAGTTTCGCGATCGCCTGCACCAGCGCGGACTGAAGCTCATGCTCGACTTCGTGCCCAATCATACTGCCCCAGATTGCCCTTGGGTGCAAGAGCATCCGGAGTTTTATATTGCTGGAACTGAAGAAGATCTGGCTCGGGAACCGCAAAATTATACTCGACTTGCAGATAATTCCATCTTTGCTCGCGGTCGAGATCCTTATTTTGCCGGATGGCCCGATACCTTGCAGCTCAACTATGGAAACCCGGACGTTGCGACAGCGGCGATCGCCCAATTATTACAGATTGCTCGAGTTTGCGATGGCGTCCGTTGCGATATGGCTATGCTCGTCCTGTCCGATATTTTCGAGCGCACTTGGGGCATTCCCTGCGAAGCATTTTGGCCGAAAGCCATTACCACAGTGAAACAAGAGTATCCTCAATTTACCTTTATGGCAGAAGTGTACTGGGGACTCGAGTGGGTGCTGCAACAACAAGGGTTTGACTACACTTATGACAAACGATTATACGATCGCTTGCACAACCAAACTGCCGAACCCGTGCGCCAGCATTTTGGAGCCACCTTAACCTATCAGCAACGCTCCGTACGATTTCTAGAGAATCACGACGAACCTCGTGCTGCCGATATTTTTCCGCGAGGCGCACACCAAGCTGCCGCCGTGTTAACTTATCTTTGTCCGGGATTGCGATTTTTTCATCACGGCCAATTACAGGGCTGGACGCAGAAGATGTCACTACATTTGCAGCGCTCTGCTCCGCAAACGACCAATGAAGCCTTGAAACAATTTTATCATCGGTTGCTTGAGGTTTTGCGCAATCCTCTAGTTCGTGAAGGCAACTGGCAACTCCTCGAATGTCATGCCGCTTGGGAGTATAACGGGACGTGGGCTAATTTTATTGCCTTTGCTTGGGAACGAGAGCGCGAGGATCAACCTCCGGAGAGAGCAATCGCAGTCGTCAATTATGCTCCGTCTCCCGGACAATGTTACGTCCGACTGCCCTTTACTTGGGACGATCGCACTTACCTGTTACAAGATGCGATCGTTTCCGAGTGCTACGAACGAGACGGACAAGAGTTAAGGGAGCGGGGGTTATATCTCGATGTTCCCGGTTGGAAAGGCCATGTTTTTTGGGTGGATTAA
- the alr gene encoding alanine racemase — protein sequence MRSRESSLNIPSAKVRSAIEDWAEQKPTVPLRERAWVEIDLHAIAHNVRQLKQHLDASCQLMAVVKADAYGHGAIAVAEAALSSGASWLGVATIPEGIQLREAGINAPILVLGAVHTPEQIEALVHWSLEPTVCSRKQALVFSETLGELARECQLIVHLKLDTGMSRLGISWEEGAEFVQQVLNLPHLTIGSIYSHLATADSPDPQIMERQHQRFREAIAKIQALGIELPKLHLANSAATLCDRAYHYDMVRVGLATYGLAPAPHLEGAIDLQPVMQVKARVTQVKSITAGSGVSYGYQFVAPQDMTIAVVGIGYADGVPRNLSNKLEVAIRGQRVSQIGAITMDQLMLDVSHLPNLRVGEVVTLLGQDGTLQFTADDWAEILGTISWEILCSFKHRLPRVQR from the coding sequence ATGCGAAGTCGAGAATCATCTCTAAACATTCCGTCTGCGAAAGTTCGCTCTGCGATCGAGGACTGGGCAGAGCAAAAACCAACAGTTCCGTTACGAGAAAGGGCTTGGGTGGAAATCGATCTGCACGCGATCGCCCATAATGTACGACAGTTAAAACAGCATTTAGACGCTTCATGTCAACTGATGGCGGTGGTGAAAGCCGATGCTTACGGTCATGGAGCGATCGCGGTGGCTGAAGCTGCTCTGTCCTCTGGAGCGAGCTGGTTGGGGGTGGCGACTATTCCGGAAGGAATACAATTGCGAGAAGCCGGAATTAATGCCCCTATTCTGGTGTTAGGAGCGGTGCATACCCCGGAACAAATTGAGGCTCTGGTGCATTGGTCTCTCGAACCAACGGTATGCAGTCGCAAGCAAGCGCTAGTCTTCTCGGAAACTCTAGGAGAGCTAGCCCGAGAGTGCCAATTAATCGTTCATCTCAAACTCGATACGGGAATGTCTCGGTTGGGCATCTCTTGGGAAGAAGGGGCTGAGTTCGTGCAACAAGTCCTGAATTTACCTCATTTAACCATTGGCAGTATTTATTCGCACCTGGCAACTGCCGATAGTCCCGATCCGCAGATTATGGAACGGCAACATCAGCGGTTTCGAGAGGCGATCGCCAAAATTCAAGCTTTGGGCATTGAGTTACCGAAATTACATTTAGCCAACTCTGCCGCCACCTTATGCGATCGCGCCTATCATTACGATATGGTGCGCGTTGGACTAGCCACCTACGGACTTGCCCCCGCTCCTCATCTGGAAGGGGCGATCGACCTGCAACCGGTAATGCAAGTGAAAGCACGAGTGACTCAAGTTAAATCGATTACTGCTGGATCTGGCGTGAGCTATGGCTATCAGTTCGTGGCTCCCCAAGATATGACCATTGCCGTCGTTGGTATTGGGTATGCCGATGGCGTTCCGCGCAACTTGTCGAACAAACTGGAAGTGGCTATCCGAGGACAGCGCGTCTCGCAAATTGGCGCCATTACCATGGATCAGCTCATGCTCGATGTCAGCCATCTACCCAACCTGCGCGTCGGCGAAGTAGTCACCTTGCTCGGACAAGATGGCACATTACAGTTTACGGCAGATGATTGGGCGGAAATCCTAGGAACAATTTCTTGGGAAATTTTGTGTAGTTTTAAGCACCGCTTGCCCAGAGTCCAACGCTAA